A window of Myxococcales bacterium contains these coding sequences:
- a CDS encoding AAA family ATPase, whose protein sequence is MTAKPLAPSHALSAATSFEVAAGRFKDFFAELGRSFVERDDLLVQVALALLSREHVLMTGPPGTAKSGVATAVLGRILDESTGKPSLFARQFTESTVQTDLVGPIDFKTLMSTGRTEHFTDQGMLGAVHAFLDEVLDGRDMLLRTTLNVLNERELKQGTKVTAGLIECALMTTNRYLAEVLESSRETLLAFVDRIAFVAFVPKGFGAPGSMGKVLRSQLGGSRNASWKSVLTIQDLDVLQEATERVTMDDGLCEALEGLMAGVEADMAAATRADPSFVPTRYLSTRTAVRLGRVLRAACVLDKISNPSRPLEVMFEDFERLRLSMLLSGPTPEQVASLLGRETDLRERRQLSIMRTEREIFDRALSRVPKPKKVPRAAPKGSVDLVALERAVEQAKPGGDTKALLETTQKIAVAVESGAPGAEKARELLEGTVSSLVERALRKGLLAGAGVGGGTASGHPLEIAQALEELAQGLEKSAGTARPIARWLRGRAIALLDDAASLASAKVGATLEADMPADADLGHYTKRAGEVLAELEGIVATQERLERLGADLPAYALTRTSRDKAIGRAEDEVVEIMDTAFRDAIADALGRLDASKLGAILAALGPTIVRIDELGARFALMGGRGIRLKQRVVGPRIKPLLAAAFGRLEAEDRMELVAQIGSLVEELERGGLGNVLGPQELLEMAANALVKREEKKPRPAQPTPDAEGFRALRSAEQRVSLAFTMVEAASRIKEPKITPESPPDAALAELTRAVGALPSELRVTMGKLDLARIERAIGQLEAFYRPLAELGQEALGKSELGAIGEAIELFGESRFFHVTRDEGALLRFSLEARVVGEVFPEVLTFATELRGRIDALEGESSELLKRLRAARADHGWKEVLAS, encoded by the coding sequence GTGACGGCAAAGCCACTCGCCCCTTCCCACGCGCTGTCCGCGGCCACCTCGTTCGAGGTCGCCGCCGGCCGATTCAAAGACTTCTTCGCGGAGCTCGGCCGGAGCTTCGTCGAGCGCGACGACTTGTTGGTCCAGGTCGCGCTGGCGCTGCTGTCCCGCGAGCACGTGCTCATGACGGGCCCCCCCGGGACGGCGAAGAGCGGCGTCGCTACCGCGGTGCTCGGCCGGATCCTCGACGAATCGACCGGGAAACCGAGCCTCTTCGCGCGCCAGTTCACCGAGAGCACCGTACAGACCGATCTCGTCGGCCCCATCGACTTCAAGACGCTCATGTCCACCGGGCGCACCGAGCACTTCACCGATCAGGGCATGCTCGGCGCCGTGCACGCCTTCCTCGACGAGGTGCTCGACGGGCGCGACATGCTGCTGCGCACGACGTTGAACGTGCTGAACGAGCGTGAGCTGAAGCAGGGCACCAAGGTCACGGCGGGCCTCATCGAGTGCGCGCTCATGACCACGAACCGCTACCTCGCCGAGGTGCTCGAGAGCTCGCGGGAGACGCTGCTCGCGTTCGTCGATCGCATCGCGTTCGTCGCGTTCGTCCCGAAGGGCTTCGGCGCGCCGGGCTCGATGGGCAAGGTGCTGCGCTCGCAGCTCGGTGGGTCGCGCAACGCCTCGTGGAAGAGCGTGCTCACCATCCAAGACCTCGACGTCCTCCAGGAGGCGACCGAGCGCGTGACCATGGACGATGGCCTCTGCGAGGCGCTCGAAGGTCTCATGGCGGGGGTCGAGGCGGACATGGCGGCGGCGACCCGGGCCGACCCTTCCTTCGTGCCGACGCGCTACCTCTCGACGCGCACCGCGGTGAGGCTCGGGAGGGTGCTGCGCGCGGCGTGTGTGCTCGACAAAATATCGAATCCTTCCAGGCCTTTGGAGGTCATGTTCGAAGACTTCGAGCGCCTCCGGCTGAGCATGCTCCTCTCGGGGCCGACGCCCGAGCAGGTCGCGTCTCTCCTCGGCCGTGAGACCGACCTCCGCGAGCGCCGGCAGCTCTCGATCATGCGGACGGAGCGCGAGATCTTCGACCGCGCCCTCTCGCGTGTGCCGAAGCCGAAGAAGGTGCCGCGCGCGGCGCCGAAGGGCTCGGTCGATCTCGTGGCGCTCGAACGGGCGGTCGAGCAAGCGAAGCCCGGGGGCGACACGAAGGCGCTCCTCGAGACCACGCAGAAGATCGCGGTGGCCGTCGAGAGCGGCGCGCCGGGCGCCGAGAAGGCCCGTGAGCTGCTCGAGGGGACGGTGTCGTCTCTCGTGGAGCGGGCGCTCCGCAAGGGCCTCTTGGCCGGGGCCGGTGTGGGCGGAGGGACGGCGAGCGGCCACCCCCTCGAGATCGCGCAGGCCCTCGAGGAGCTCGCGCAGGGGCTCGAAAAGTCGGCGGGGACGGCGCGCCCGATCGCGCGTTGGCTCCGCGGTCGGGCGATAGCTCTCCTCGACGATGCGGCGAGCCTCGCTTCGGCCAAGGTGGGGGCGACGCTCGAGGCAGACATGCCCGCGGACGCGGATCTCGGCCACTACACGAAGCGCGCGGGCGAAGTGCTCGCGGAGCTCGAGGGGATCGTCGCGACGCAAGAGCGTCTCGAGCGCCTCGGCGCCGATCTGCCCGCGTACGCGCTCACGCGCACCTCGCGAGACAAGGCGATCGGGCGCGCCGAGGACGAGGTCGTCGAGATCATGGACACGGCGTTCCGCGACGCCATCGCCGACGCGCTGGGGCGCCTCGACGCGTCGAAGCTCGGCGCGATCCTCGCGGCGCTCGGGCCCACGATCGTTCGGATCGACGAGCTCGGGGCGCGCTTCGCGCTCATGGGTGGCCGCGGGATACGGCTGAAACAGCGGGTCGTCGGGCCTCGCATCAAGCCGCTCTTGGCGGCGGCGTTCGGGCGGCTCGAGGCCGAGGATCGGATGGAGCTCGTGGCCCAGATAGGATCGCTCGTCGAGGAGCTCGAGCGAGGGGGGCTAGGGAACGTGCTCGGGCCACAGGAGCTGCTCGAGATGGCCGCGAACGCGCTCGTGAAGCGCGAAGAGAAGAAGCCTCGCCCCGCGCAGCCCACCCCGGACGCCGAGGGGTTCCGTGCCTTGCGCTCGGCGGAGCAGAGGGTGTCGCTCGCGTTCACGATGGTCGAGGCGGCCTCGCGCATCAAGGAGCCCAAGATCACGCCGGAGAGCCCACCCGACGCGGCGCTCGCCGAGCTCACGCGCGCCGTGGGAGCGCTCCCGTCGGAGCTTCGTGTGACGATGGGCAAGCTCGATCTCGCCCGTATCGAGCGTGCCATCGGGCAGCTCGAGGCCTTCTATCGACCGCTCGCGGAGCTCGGGCAGGAGGCACTCGGGAAGTCCGAGCTCGGGGCCATCGGCGAGGCGATCGAGCTCTTCGGTGAGTCGCGCTTTTTCCACGTCACGCGTGACGAGGGGGCGCTCCTTCGGTTCTCGCTCGAGGCGCGGGTCGTGGGCGAGGTGTTCCCCGAGGTGCTCACGTTCGCCACCGAGCTCCGCGGGCGCATCGACGCGCTCGAAGGGGAGTCGAGCGAGCTCTTGAAGCGGCTCCGCGCGGCACGCGCCGACCATGGCTGGAAAGAGGTGCTCGCGTCGTGA
- a CDS encoding Rieske (2Fe-2S) protein, giving the protein MPTKKLVSVATLVSLPQGKPKLVRHEKRRLACVRVGSRVHVLEDACPHEGHPLSMGLVRDGRLVCPWHNWTFELETGACTFGGESARRLVSEVYDGEVFVGEPDGGDRARIAHDLDRALADGRTDGVARESLRLAAFGEDVAFDALLGASLEGARLGFGEESASVGAARSLAREGIVSLAEAFTLVGESIVRRGLGRSARPPVVAVAPDRDALLEALLEGRSADAEALALADGRPFADVAVSTFVPFLALKLFDGGLALSRVVWAEALARDFPSCAPRLRVQVARMLAHAVARSDLPTWRSTRAGVAEALRPRASRRRARDEGLRDALLASERRAVFAMLDAVEPVVRAPRPGDLADGEGGALAGLVGEVRAGALARVARYDVSWTTRVGSTVTVDEPLRALHLASALEALIFAGPKLLAPLLVQAAGLVGRLARVSSAAPRDSAEGERRGLLRSVALSSALSMESPARALLAAAELARVDEARLRPAVAAVLAEPKDRRLERIAANAERVVRTRRPHEGID; this is encoded by the coding sequence GTGCCGACCAAGAAGCTCGTCTCCGTGGCCACGCTCGTGTCCCTCCCGCAAGGCAAACCGAAGCTCGTTCGTCACGAGAAGAGGCGGCTCGCGTGTGTGCGGGTCGGGAGCCGTGTCCACGTGCTCGAGGACGCGTGCCCCCACGAGGGTCACCCGCTCTCCATGGGGCTCGTGCGGGACGGGCGCCTCGTCTGCCCTTGGCACAACTGGACCTTCGAGCTCGAGACGGGCGCGTGCACTTTCGGCGGGGAGTCGGCGAGGCGGCTCGTGTCCGAGGTCTACGACGGTGAAGTCTTCGTCGGAGAGCCCGACGGCGGCGACCGGGCGCGGATCGCTCACGATCTCGACCGTGCTCTCGCGGACGGACGCACGGACGGCGTGGCGCGGGAGTCCCTTCGTCTCGCGGCGTTCGGGGAGGACGTGGCCTTCGACGCGCTGCTCGGGGCGTCGCTCGAGGGTGCTCGGCTCGGCTTCGGGGAAGAGTCGGCGTCCGTCGGGGCCGCGCGGTCGCTCGCCCGCGAAGGGATCGTGTCGCTCGCCGAGGCGTTCACCCTCGTCGGTGAGTCCATCGTTCGGCGTGGCCTCGGCCGATCGGCGCGCCCTCCCGTCGTGGCCGTCGCCCCCGATCGCGACGCGCTCCTCGAGGCCCTCCTCGAAGGCCGGAGCGCGGACGCGGAGGCCCTCGCGCTCGCCGACGGGCGCCCGTTCGCCGACGTCGCGGTGTCGACGTTCGTCCCGTTCTTGGCGCTGAAGCTCTTCGACGGTGGCCTCGCGCTCTCGCGCGTCGTGTGGGCGGAGGCGCTCGCGCGGGACTTCCCTTCGTGTGCTCCTCGGCTTCGTGTGCAGGTTGCACGGATGTTGGCGCACGCCGTGGCGCGCTCGGATCTCCCTACGTGGAGGTCGACGCGCGCGGGTGTCGCCGAGGCGCTCCGTCCTCGCGCGTCGCGGCGGAGGGCGAGAGACGAAGGCCTGCGCGACGCTCTCCTCGCGTCCGAGAGGCGGGCGGTCTTTGCCATGCTCGACGCCGTCGAGCCCGTGGTCCGCGCGCCACGGCCAGGAGACCTGGCCGACGGCGAAGGGGGTGCGCTCGCGGGGCTCGTCGGCGAGGTGAGGGCGGGTGCGCTCGCTCGGGTGGCTCGCTACGACGTCTCGTGGACGACCCGGGTCGGCTCGACGGTCACGGTCGACGAGCCGCTCCGGGCGCTGCACCTCGCGAGCGCGCTTGAGGCGCTCATCTTCGCGGGGCCGAAGCTGCTCGCGCCGCTGCTCGTGCAAGCCGCGGGGCTCGTGGGCAGGCTCGCGCGGGTGTCGAGCGCCGCGCCGCGTGACTCGGCCGAGGGGGAGCGCCGCGGTCTGCTGCGGTCGGTGGCCCTCTCGAGCGCGCTATCCATGGAGTCTCCGGCGAGGGCGCTGCTCGCGGCCGCGGAGCTCGCTCGGGTGGACGAGGCTCGGTTACGGCCAGCGGTCGCGGCCGTGCTCGCGGAGCCCAAAGATCGCCGCTTGGAACGCATCGCGGCGAACGCGGAGCGCGTGGTGCGGACACGCAGGCCCCACGAGGGCATCGACTGA
- a CDS encoding polysaccharide deacetylase family protein codes for MNTKRALAGLAALSSLAFALAACSAEVTPESGTEDPGAELDVQGESNSEEALTEPRNIRGLDKMATKEIALTFDDGPRAESIEFAQWLKDQGVIATFFMTGKSVESNATTRSAPAKIAAMGHLIANHTYTHPITPAFAALSQQKMVEEIFKTDQLIASAIERGAPSLLRTSGGSWSSTVSSTLNGNPQTKHYIGNIYWDIGGDMANGYGADWACWGTRYNLTPQDCGNRYLKEIADRGNKGIVLLHDIHAKTRTMVKETIVPRLKAQGFKFVRMDQIAGIAPETPTGGGAVSAGASCGGNCVWSGQCVNRPHAANAPGGAALVCVERGNCSQKCTPQ; via the coding sequence ATGAACACCAAACGCGCCCTTGCCGGTCTCGCCGCCCTGTCCTCCCTCGCCTTCGCCCTCGCCGCCTGCTCGGCCGAGGTCACCCCGGAGAGCGGCACCGAAGATCCGGGCGCCGAGCTCGACGTGCAAGGCGAGTCGAACTCCGAAGAGGCGCTCACCGAGCCGCGCAACATCCGCGGCCTCGACAAGATGGCCACCAAAGAGATCGCGCTCACCTTCGACGACGGGCCGCGCGCCGAGTCGATCGAGTTCGCGCAGTGGCTGAAGGACCAGGGCGTCATCGCCACGTTCTTCATGACGGGCAAGAGCGTCGAGTCGAACGCGACCACCAGGTCGGCCCCGGCCAAGATCGCGGCGATGGGCCACCTCATCGCGAACCACACCTACACGCACCCCATCACCCCGGCCTTCGCGGCGCTCAGCCAGCAGAAGATGGTCGAGGAGATCTTCAAGACCGACCAGCTCATCGCGAGCGCCATCGAGCGCGGCGCCCCCTCGCTGCTCCGCACGTCGGGCGGCAGCTGGAGCAGCACGGTCTCGAGCACGCTCAACGGCAACCCGCAGACGAAGCACTACATCGGCAACATCTACTGGGACATCGGCGGCGACATGGCCAACGGGTACGGCGCCGACTGGGCCTGCTGGGGCACGCGCTACAACCTCACGCCCCAAGACTGCGGCAACCGCTACCTGAAAGAGATCGCCGACCGCGGCAACAAGGGCATCGTCCTCCTCCACGACATCCACGCGAAGACGCGCACGATGGTCAAAGAGACGATCGTCCCGCGCCTCAAGGCGCAGGGCTTCAAGTTCGTGCGCATGGACCAGATCGCGGGCATCGCGCCCGAGACTCCCACGGGCGGCGGCGCGGTGTCGGCGGGCGCTTCCTGCGGTGGCAACTGCGTGTGGTCGGGCCAGTGCGTGAATCGCCCGCACGCGGCGAACGCCCCGGGTGGCGCGGCGCTCGTCTGTGTCGAGCGCGGAAACTGCAGCCAGAAGTGCACGCCGCAGTGA
- a CDS encoding adenylate/guanylate cyclase domain-containing protein — protein MGEIVVERSVLCLSSAEALWPKLTDTERLNRAIGLGRIELVPNDDATAARFVVKTVSGGFPLVYEERPYEWAAPESFRVRRVVRKGMVASLEHAFSLSPSPSGGTSVAIKVAVVPKSPLIAPVVRFQVGRFVGKLAGYVAALDAELVSAREARDVSSRVDLGRLTKLEADLRGPLTGEEREAAERVVALVRDGDDPAVDRIRPYELARAWGLSRRAVLGACLEAVRAGVLELTWDLVCPSCRTATERLRALSVLEAHAHCQVCDISYDLDLDRAVEATFRPPRDLRALDEGPYCIGGPARTPHVLVQALLPARGSASVRAPEVAGRYRLFVRGGPASILRVTEGADEALSAVAKLDGVTPPQADVAPRGTITVSSELEGERHLKIERVDFADDAATAHDLSLLPGFRKQFARELLRPGLTLRIARVTLLFSDLTGSTALYETIGDARAFGFVQDHFDLLGGLVSSHGGAVVKTIGDAVMAAFGSEEDAVRAAAEMHTRFPSVRAGHTGAERVRLKIGVFAGPCYVVTANGALDYFGHTVNVAARLQGEALPGEIVTTHEVATLADREGWAAGQPFEPFEARLKGVVDTMRLGRFRVDG, from the coding sequence GTGGGAGAGATCGTCGTCGAGCGGAGCGTGCTCTGCCTGTCGAGCGCCGAGGCTTTGTGGCCGAAGCTCACCGACACGGAGCGCCTGAACCGGGCCATCGGGCTCGGCCGCATCGAGCTTGTGCCGAACGACGACGCGACCGCCGCGAGGTTCGTCGTGAAGACCGTCTCGGGCGGGTTCCCGCTCGTGTACGAGGAGCGGCCCTACGAGTGGGCCGCGCCCGAGAGCTTCCGGGTGCGGCGTGTGGTGCGGAAGGGCATGGTCGCGTCCCTCGAGCACGCCTTCTCGCTCTCGCCGTCGCCTTCGGGGGGCACCTCCGTGGCCATCAAGGTCGCCGTCGTGCCGAAGAGCCCGCTGATCGCGCCCGTCGTCCGTTTTCAGGTGGGCCGCTTCGTCGGCAAGCTCGCGGGGTACGTCGCCGCCCTCGACGCCGAGCTCGTCAGCGCACGTGAGGCTCGCGACGTGTCGTCTCGCGTCGACCTGGGGAGGCTCACGAAGCTCGAGGCCGATCTCCGGGGCCCGCTCACGGGCGAGGAGCGCGAGGCCGCCGAGCGTGTCGTCGCGCTCGTCCGGGACGGAGACGATCCTGCGGTCGATCGCATCCGCCCGTACGAGCTCGCGCGCGCGTGGGGGCTCTCGCGCCGCGCCGTGCTCGGGGCGTGCCTCGAGGCCGTGCGCGCGGGCGTGCTGGAGCTCACCTGGGATCTCGTGTGCCCGTCCTGCCGCACGGCGACCGAGCGGCTCCGGGCCCTCTCGGTGCTCGAGGCCCATGCGCACTGTCAAGTGTGCGATATTTCATACGATTTGGACTTGGACCGCGCCGTCGAGGCGACGTTTCGTCCTCCGCGTGACCTCCGCGCGCTCGACGAAGGCCCGTACTGCATTGGCGGCCCCGCGCGCACGCCCCACGTGCTCGTGCAGGCGCTCCTGCCGGCCCGCGGCTCGGCCTCGGTGCGCGCGCCCGAGGTCGCGGGCAGGTACCGCCTCTTCGTTCGTGGCGGCCCCGCGTCGATCCTCCGCGTGACCGAGGGCGCGGACGAGGCGCTCTCGGCGGTGGCGAAGCTCGATGGCGTCACGCCACCTCAGGCCGACGTCGCTCCGCGAGGCACCATCACCGTTTCGAGCGAGCTCGAGGGGGAGCGCCACCTCAAGATCGAGCGCGTCGATTTCGCCGACGACGCGGCCACGGCGCACGACCTCTCGCTGCTCCCTGGGTTTCGCAAGCAGTTCGCGCGCGAGCTTCTGCGCCCGGGCCTCACGCTGCGCATCGCCCGGGTCACGCTGCTCTTCTCGGATTTGACGGGCTCGACGGCCCTCTACGAGACGATCGGAGATGCGCGCGCGTTCGGCTTCGTGCAAGACCACTTCGACCTGCTCGGGGGCCTCGTCTCGTCGCACGGGGGGGCGGTCGTCAAGACGATCGGTGACGCGGTGATGGCCGCGTTCGGCAGCGAAGAAGACGCCGTGCGCGCGGCGGCCGAGATGCACACGCGGTTCCCTTCCGTGCGCGCGGGGCACACGGGCGCCGAGCGTGTGCGGCTCAAGATCGGCGTGTTCGCGGGGCCCTGCTACGTGGTCACCGCGAACGGCGCGCTCGACTACTTCGGGCACACGGTGAACGTGGCCGCCCGTCTCCAGGGCGAGGCGCTCCCGGGAGAGATCGTCACGACGCACGAGGTCGCGACGCTCGCCGATCGCGAGGGGTGGGCCGCGGGCCAGCCGTTCGAGCCGTTCGAGGCCCGGCTCAAGGGCGTCGTCGACACGATGAGGCTCGGGCGCTTTCGCGTCGACGGCTGA
- a CDS encoding cupin-like domain-containing protein yields MPKTLAIHEIAELTASPLFAELRATHKRLEQAEQVLWLLREVGPKAIERRETVEPEELLEHYFKANRPCALTRYTEGWPARSWTPESLVDKLGDPEMTVVVGRDAFPVDYDRKTPELARTMRMSEYVRLVRERSPTNDLYSVANNRNMDRAAFGRLLDDVRVDERIFDRSRLEGGTSFWLGPAGTVTPLHHDTTNILFSQLYGRKRFVLASPLEVELLAHARGYYSALGGDAEAFPAVRHEVVLGPGESLFLPVGYWHEVTSLDVSISFSLLAFRLPNGFQPYGPGFVE; encoded by the coding sequence GTGCCCAAAACGCTCGCCATCCACGAGATCGCCGAGCTCACCGCCTCTCCGCTCTTCGCCGAGCTCCGCGCCACGCACAAGCGCCTCGAGCAAGCCGAGCAGGTCCTATGGCTCCTCCGCGAGGTCGGCCCCAAGGCCATCGAGCGCCGCGAGACGGTCGAGCCGGAGGAGCTCCTCGAGCACTATTTCAAGGCGAATCGGCCGTGTGCTCTCACCCGCTACACCGAGGGTTGGCCTGCCCGATCGTGGACCCCGGAGAGCCTCGTCGACAAGCTCGGCGATCCGGAGATGACCGTGGTCGTCGGACGCGACGCCTTCCCCGTCGACTACGATCGCAAGACGCCCGAGCTCGCGCGCACGATGCGCATGTCGGAGTACGTGCGGCTCGTGCGAGAGCGCTCGCCGACGAACGACCTTTATTCGGTCGCGAACAACCGCAACATGGACCGCGCGGCCTTCGGGCGGCTCCTCGACGACGTGCGCGTCGACGAGCGCATCTTCGACAGGTCGCGCCTCGAGGGCGGCACGTCGTTCTGGCTCGGGCCCGCGGGCACCGTCACGCCACTCCACCACGACACGACGAACATCCTCTTTTCGCAGCTCTACGGGCGAAAGCGGTTCGTGCTCGCGTCGCCCCTCGAGGTCGAGCTTCTCGCGCATGCGCGCGGCTACTACTCCGCCCTCGGAGGGGACGCAGAGGCGTTCCCGGCCGTCCGGCACGAGGTCGTGCTCGGGCCCGGGGAGTCGCTCTTTTTGCCCGTGGGGTACTGGCACGAGGTCACGTCGCTGGACGTGAGCATCAGCTTCTCGCTGCTCGCCTTCCGATTGCCGAACGGCTTCCAACCGTACGGCCCGGGCTTCGTCGAGTAG
- a CDS encoding FAD-dependent oxidoreductase, giving the protein MSKTPFFSRVWGTLRGATGERESPRGAGRIGRREALLGGATLLGGAALPGLVGCAAEGEPLPTGDVRARLKKANVDIGIVGAGIAGLACAYELKRLGVAATVHEASSRVGGRMFSMGGQNGGAIDWQGQVIERGGELIDTGHKTIIGYARELGLTLEEVTKPARDTFYHFGGQRVPEQVFVDEYRALVDAMRDDLRVVGAPTADAFTPAEAALDNMSFAEWLDLRGAAPNIKALLSIAYEIEYGVSVAEQSALAFLFFAKASKQSKMKLFGNFSDERYHVVEGNQQIPTRLAERLPGQLRMGRKLVAAKKLSDGRIELTFLEGSRAVRATHDAVVLSLPFHLLREVALDPSLGFPAWKTQAIQRCLYGANTKLMVGFSSRPWITQGGSGATYSDMPKLQATWETNPSLATATRGVLTDYSGGALARSLDPSRTQAEAGLFLDTLDRIVPGAKAAARTSQGKIVAHMEAWDKNPLAKGGYTANQPGYFTTLEGLAAKPVGNVYFAGETTDSFYSWQGFMEGGALSALRVVGEIARDL; this is encoded by the coding sequence ATGAGCAAGACGCCGTTCTTTTCGAGGGTTTGGGGGACACTTCGGGGCGCGACGGGAGAGCGCGAGTCGCCGCGGGGCGCGGGGCGCATCGGTCGGCGCGAGGCGCTCCTCGGCGGTGCGACGCTCCTCGGCGGTGCGGCGCTCCCGGGCCTCGTCGGGTGTGCGGCCGAGGGTGAGCCCCTCCCGACCGGCGACGTGCGGGCACGGCTCAAGAAGGCGAACGTCGACATCGGCATCGTGGGCGCCGGCATCGCCGGGCTCGCGTGCGCGTACGAGCTCAAGCGCCTCGGGGTCGCGGCCACGGTGCACGAGGCGAGCTCTCGGGTCGGCGGCCGCATGTTCTCGATGGGAGGGCAGAACGGCGGCGCCATCGATTGGCAGGGCCAAGTGATCGAGCGCGGCGGCGAGCTCATCGACACGGGCCACAAGACGATCATCGGGTACGCGCGAGAGCTCGGGCTCACCCTCGAGGAGGTCACGAAGCCCGCGCGCGACACCTTCTACCACTTCGGCGGGCAGCGCGTGCCCGAGCAGGTCTTCGTCGACGAGTACCGGGCGCTCGTGGACGCCATGCGCGACGACCTTCGCGTCGTCGGGGCCCCCACGGCCGACGCGTTCACCCCCGCCGAGGCCGCCCTCGACAACATGTCGTTCGCCGAGTGGCTCGACCTCCGAGGCGCCGCGCCGAACATCAAGGCGCTGCTCTCGATCGCTTACGAGATCGAGTACGGCGTGTCGGTGGCCGAGCAGAGCGCGCTCGCCTTCCTCTTCTTCGCGAAGGCCTCGAAGCAGAGCAAAATGAAGCTCTTCGGCAACTTCAGCGACGAGCGCTACCACGTCGTCGAGGGCAACCAGCAGATCCCCACGCGGCTCGCCGAGCGCCTGCCGGGGCAGCTCCGCATGGGGCGCAAGCTCGTCGCGGCCAAGAAGCTCTCCGACGGTCGCATCGAGCTCACCTTCCTCGAGGGCTCGCGTGCGGTTCGCGCGACGCACGACGCCGTGGTGCTCTCGTTGCCGTTCCACCTCTTGCGCGAGGTCGCGCTCGACCCGAGCCTCGGCTTCCCGGCGTGGAAGACCCAGGCCATCCAGCGGTGCCTCTACGGCGCGAACACGAAGCTCATGGTCGGGTTCTCGTCGCGTCCGTGGATCACGCAGGGCGGGAGCGGCGCGACCTACTCGGACATGCCCAAGCTCCAGGCGACCTGGGAGACCAACCCGAGCCTCGCCACGGCGACGCGCGGCGTCCTCACCGACTACTCCGGCGGCGCCCTCGCGCGGTCGCTCGATCCGTCGCGCACGCAGGCCGAGGCGGGCCTCTTCCTCGACACGCTCGACCGCATCGTGCCCGGCGCCAAGGCCGCGGCGCGCACGTCGCAAGGAAAGATCGTGGCCCACATGGAGGCGTGGGACAAAAACCCGCTCGCCAAAGGCGGGTACACCGCGAACCAGCCGGGCTACTTCACGACGCTCGAGGGGCTCGCGGCGAAGCCCGTCGGAAACGTGTACTTTGCAGGTGAGACGACCGACTCGTTCTATTCCTGGCAAGGCTTCATGGAGGGCGGCGCGCTCTCGGCGCTCCGCGTCGTCGGCGAAATCGCGCGCGATCTGTAG
- a CDS encoding M23 family metallopeptidase produces the protein MFTPYDYDAAPIGLTEAFGLHPPALRAREALRALRGDRSVPRTRFDLTSLGVLLPRLSVATWLGARRPDRLVPISNLVNRTPTPIAQGWSVKKRHVRDFRGGTLTYDSHNGTDFAVPVGTVVTAAAPGRVLRISGELDRGGLKVFVDHGEGLVTTYNHLARTLVRVGDRVGRGASLALSGYSGIDGIVGFPWSVPHVHFNVWIDGENHDPFAASGETSLWCDGDHPRPSPEEPEDLAAETSWEADLVDGAIAACADPELRESLAAEPTLALRAMNVVFFRNYYPARFSAFPRIYPSTHTRAPRLTLPFRPRDFVGIVFADA, from the coding sequence GTGTTCACCCCGTACGACTACGACGCCGCGCCGATCGGTCTCACGGAGGCGTTCGGCCTCCACCCACCCGCCCTCCGCGCGAGGGAGGCGCTCCGCGCGCTGCGTGGAGACAGGAGCGTGCCGAGGACGCGGTTCGATCTCACGAGCCTCGGCGTGTTGCTCCCGCGGCTCTCGGTCGCCACGTGGCTCGGCGCGCGGAGGCCAGATCGCCTCGTGCCCATCTCGAACCTCGTGAACCGCACCCCCACGCCGATCGCGCAGGGGTGGTCCGTGAAGAAGCGCCACGTGCGCGATTTCCGCGGAGGCACGCTCACGTACGACAGCCACAACGGCACCGACTTCGCCGTGCCCGTGGGCACGGTGGTGACCGCGGCCGCGCCCGGGCGTGTGCTCCGCATCTCGGGGGAGCTCGATCGCGGCGGCCTCAAGGTGTTCGTCGATCACGGCGAGGGACTCGTCACGACCTACAACCACCTCGCGCGGACCCTCGTCCGCGTGGGCGACAGGGTCGGGCGCGGGGCGAGCCTCGCGCTCTCGGGCTACTCGGGCATCGACGGCATCGTGGGGTTCCCGTGGAGCGTGCCGCACGTGCACTTCAACGTGTGGATCGACGGCGAGAACCACGATCCGTTCGCGGCGAGCGGAGAGACGAGCCTCTGGTGTGATGGCGACCATCCGAGGCCGTCTCCCGAGGAGCCCGAGGACCTCGCCGCCGAGACCTCGTGGGAGGCCGACCTCGTCGACGGCGCCATCGCCGCGTGCGCCGATCCCGAGCTGCGCGAGTCGCTCGCCGCCGAGCCGACCCTCGCGCTCCGCGCGATGAACGTCGTGTTCTTCCGCAACTACTACCCCGCGAGGTTTTCGGCCTTCCCGCGGATCTATCCGTCGACGCACACGCGCGCGCCGCGCCTCACGCTCCCGTTCCGACCGCGCGACTTCGTGGGGATCGTCTTCGCCGACGCGTGA